From the genome of Spinacia oleracea cultivar Varoflay chromosome 2, BTI_SOV_V1, whole genome shotgun sequence, one region includes:
- the LOC110775853 gene encoding acyl-CoA-binding domain-containing protein 5, giving the protein MKMFGFSKKRAKLGRVKVHLSDASQGTKSPLRPVKRTNNSNVETIVVPADHASELDCQCSSAPRDISNCISESSESWMVLSISGDKPKPRLNHAATVIGNKMVVVGGESTDGMLDDVQVLSFDQFSWTTASSKMFLSPTTLPLKIPSCRGHSLVSWGKKALLIGGKTNPGSEKVSVWAYDTETECWSLMEAKGDVPVARSGHTVVKSSSVLILFGGEDSKRRKLNDLHMFDLKSMTWLPLQCTGTGPSPRSNHVAALYDDRILYIFGGSSKSKTFNDLYSLDFETMVWTRIKIRGFHPSPRAGCCGVLCGTKWYITGGGSRKKRHLETLVFDIVKVEWSVATTSSPSSITTNKGFSLVLVQHKERDFLVAFGGSRKEASNQVEVLILDKGGNSSGRRLAPNKNPGQLPRHTRSSSNEFSSSSHLHGAPSCPVDSLRQNLASIIEEHGSTNRRSLSETVLADSTNASGSVSLRKQFHNDEDPTRKPSRSSDDESSLSQFFEQRRPPETACTAETSGRLIMEDIPSFSESGNLSVPSSVSEKFPLENEEIIFPESEEKCGVFSAPSSIYQLYETRMAALIRKNGMLEGQLAAALASRESAEKNVSSVLKSRHEAEKKLADTAKEVEFLKEKVGSLELAQEEANNLSNIAHSDNIRLEHDVAFLKAVLDDTQKELHSTRKMLTNERARAFQLQYEVFHLKQRLQSLENRTPTPRKPFQG; this is encoded by the exons ATGAAAATGTTTGGTTTTTCCAAGAAGAGGGCGAAGCTGGGAAG GGTGAAAGTGCATCTTTCAGACGCGTCCCAGGGAACAAAAAGCCCTTTAAGACCTGTTAAGCGGACTAACAATTCCAAT GTGGAAACCATCGTGGTTCCTGCTGACCATGCAAGCGAGCTTGATTGTCAGTGTTCATCCGCTCCACGTGACATCAGCAATTGCATATCAGAAAGTTCTGAGAGCTGGATGGTCTTGTCCATTTCCGGAGACAAGCCGAAACCTCGGTTGAAT CATGCTGCAACTGTAATAGGAAACAAGATGGTGGTGGTTGGCGGAGAATCTACGGATGGAATGTTAGATGACGTCCAG GTGCTTAGTTTTGATCAATTTTCATGGACCACAGCTTCTTCAAAAATGTTCTTGTCACCAACTACACTGCCTCTGAAGATCCCGTCTTGCAGGGGACACAGCTTG GTTTCTTGGGGCAAGAAAGCTCTTTTGATTGGAGGAAAAACTAATCCCGGCAGCGAAAAGGTTTCAG TGTGGGCATATGATACAGAAACAGAATGCTGGTCACTAATGGAAGCAAAGGGCGATGTACCA GTTGCTCGTAGTGGCCATACGGTGGTTAAATCAAGTTCTGTTTTAATCCTGTTTGGAGGAGAGGATTCTAAAAGAAGGAAGTTAAATGACCTTCACATGTTTGATTTGAAGTCGATGACATGGCTACCTCTTCAATGCAC AGGAACAGGGCCATCTCCAAGATCCAATCATGTTGCAGCTCTATACGATGATAGGATTCTCTATATCTTTGGAGGTTCTTCGAAGTCTAAGACTTTTAATGACTTGTACTCTTTAGATTTTGAGACA ATGGTGTGGACAAGAATCAAGATCCGAGGTTTCCATCCTTCACCAAGAGCTGGTTGTTGCGGTGTGCTGTGTGGTACTAAATGGTATATTACTGGGGGCGGAAGCCGTAAAAAAA GGCACTTGGAGACCTTAGTTTTTGATATTGTAAAGGTTGAATGGTCGGTTGCGACTACATCATCTCCGTCCTCCATCACAACCAATAAG GGATTTAGTCTTGTGCTGGTACAACACAAAGAAAGGGATTTCCTAGTTGCATTTGGAGGATCCAGGAAAGAAGCATCAAATCAG gTGGAAGTGCTGATATTGGACAAGGGTGGAAACTCTTCTGGGAGAAGGTTGGCCCCAAATAAAAATCCGGGCCAATTGCCACGTCACACTCGTTCTTCATCAAATGAGTTCTCATCATCGTCTCATCTTCACGGGGCTCCTTCTTGTCCAGTTGATTCCCTTAGACAAAACTTAGCATCCATAATAGAAGAACATGGCTCTACTAATAGGAGATCTTTGTCGGAGACTGTCCTTGCTGATTCAACAAATGCTTCGGGAAGCGTTTCTCTTAGGAAGCAATTTCACAATGACGAGGATCCCACCCGTAAACCATCAAGGAGTTCGGATGACGAGAGTTCACTCTCACAG TTCTTTGAACAAAGAAGACCCCCGGAAACAGCGTGTACAGCCGAAACTTCTGGCAGACTCATCATGGAAGACATACCATCTTTTTCCGAGTCTGGAAACCTCAGTGTCCCGAGCTCTGTCAGCGAAAAGTTCCCTCTCGAAAACGAGGAGATAATATTTCCAGAAAGTGAAGAAAAGTGCGGAGTTTTTTCTGCTCCTTCGAGCATATATCAACTGTATGAAACAAGAATGGCTGCATTGATAAGGAAGAACGGGATGCTCGAAGGTCAACTGGCAGCCGCGTTGGCGAGCCGTGAATCTGCTGAGAAAAACGTATCATCTGTTCTAAAGAGTAGGCACGAGGCGGAGAAAAAGCTTGCTGATACTGCGAAGGAGGTGGAGTTTCTGAAGGAGAAGGTAGGAAGTCTTGAACTGGCACAAGAAGAGGCTAACAATTTGTCGAATATTGCACATTCGGATAACATAAGACTCGAACATGATGTAGCTTTCTTGAAAGCTGTCCTGGATGACACTCAGAAG
- the LOC110775851 gene encoding uncharacterized protein translates to MSKYSVKQVYNKLAGNRPKVHWDRLVWNKLSTPKHGFISWLAIQSRLQTTAKMAKIGISSSASCLICGQKDEDHHHLFFDCSYSKQCLVAMKAWLGINTTAVDLHQLYRSIKHGRHSKFRKQVYYAAIVALVYLIWRCRITSLWDQLVPAVKVTVGTLKQTVKSRIQAILPKYVNRKDNSWFVSL, encoded by the coding sequence ATGTCTAAATATTCTGTGAAGCAAGTCTATAACAAGCTGGCAGGTAATAGACCTAAGGTCCATTGGGACAGATTGGTGTGGAATAAGCTTAGTACCCCAAAGCACGGGTTTATTTCTTGGCTAGCAATCCAATCCAGGTTGCAAACTACAGCTAAAATGGCTAAAATTGGTATCAGCAGCTCTGCAAGTTGTTTAATTTGTGGACAGAAGGATGAGGATCATCaccatcttttctttgattGTTCCTACAGCAAGCAATGTTTGGTTGCAATGAAGGCATGGTTGGGAATCAACACTACTGCTGTTGATTTACATCAGTTATATAGAAGCATCAAGCATGGAAGACACTCTAAATTCAGGAAGCAGGTATACTATGCAGCAATTGTGGCACTGGTGTACTTAATCTGGAGATGTAGGATCACTAGCCTATGGGATCAGTTGGTTCCTGCTGTTAAAGTTACAGTTGGTACTTTGAAGCAAACTGTGAAGAGTAGAATTCAAGCAATCTTGCCTAAATATGTAAACAGGAAAGACAATAGTTGGTTTGTGAGCTTATAA